One genomic region from Populus nigra chromosome 8, ddPopNigr1.1, whole genome shotgun sequence encodes:
- the LOC133701087 gene encoding LRR receptor-like serine/threonine-protein kinase GSO2 isoform X2: protein MKGTCFLNFIPTFLLLVSMAYSAMEVTNITADQTALLALKAHLTDPHNILPNNWSTTASVCSWIGVTCGAQRDRVSGLNLSHMSLSGYVPSEIGNLSSLVFLSIRNNNFQGSLPNELAHLLHLEFLDLGFNSFTGDIPPSLGSLPKLKSLLLEANFFLGNLPLSLWNISSLQTINMSYNQLHGFMPSSVFSRPSLYTIDLSFNKLSGEIPMDIFNHLPELRGIYFSRNRLSGSIPRTIGNCTLIEEINFSENNLTGVLPPELGGLTNLKTLRIDDNALIGNVPSALFNISAIEVIGMYANLLSGSLPPTMGLFMPNLRELRLGGNELEGTIPSSISNASTLAVVDLSNNSFTGLIPGTLGNLRQLQVLNLANNHLTSESSTPQLSILSALENCKNLRRIYLSVNPLNTTLPISFGNLSSSLEQFWADDCNLKGNIPNTIGNLSSLIALSLANNELASVVPTATERLTNLQLLDLQGNQLEGNITDNLCHSDSLFDLSLGGNKLSGSIPECLGNLTTLRHLNLSSNNFTSTIPLSLGNLAGILVLNLSSNFLSGSLPLVFRQLMVAEEIDLSRNQLSGQIPNSTWDLKNLAYLSLATNRLQGPIPGSLSFAGEIPSEGPFRNFSAQSYMMNNGLCGAPRLQVPLCKTYALRGSTVTLVFLLELILPLIAATMAALYIFIWLRCPKKNVRPNLVNTRFTYRDLEQATDGFGEGNLLGRGSFGSVYKGTLRDGKIVAIKVFDAENEVCCRSFEVEREVMCNACHPNIITIFCSSNAVNFKALVIEYMVNGSLDKWLYTHNYSLDILQRLDIMINTASALEYLHSSCSRIIIHGDLKPSNILLDEDMISRLSDFSISQFLKPDGQHNSSGPSLFLGTIGYVAPEYGIHGIVSTETDVYSFGILLMETFTGKKPTDEMFGGEMSLRSWIMETLPREIERVVDPCLLQNEEEYFHTKTTCLSDIMRLALMCTSESPVERLNMKVVVDTLDEIKRLFLWNISGDDSGESNLEELYPNHIRNNMKKFVKWRRETLLPNLEWRLPDYQYETNS, encoded by the exons ATGAAGGGAACTTGCTTTCTTAATTTCATTCCAACTTTTTTGTTGCTAGTTTCCATGGCTTACAGTGCAATGGAAGTAACTAATATTACAGCCGATCAAACTGCTCTTCTAGCTCTTAAAGCCCATCTTACTGACCCTCATAACATCTTGCCAAACAACTGGTCCACCACTGCCTCTGTATGCAGCTGGATTGGTGTCACTTGTGGTGCTCAGCGCGACCGAGTGAGCGGCTTGAATCTTTCTCACATGAGTCTTTCTGGCTACGTCCCTTCAGAGATTGGAAACCTGTCATCCCTCGTTTTCCTATCCATTAGAAACAACAATTTCCAAGGGTCCCTGCCTAATGAGTTAGCTCACTTGCTTCACCTGGAGTTTCTTGACCTTGGATTCAATTCATTCACCGGAGACATTCCTCCAAGCTTAGGTTCCTTGCCTAAACTCAAAAGCTTGTTGCTAGAAGCTAACTTTTTCTTAGGCAATTTACCATTATCACTATGGAATATATCCTCATTGCAAACAATCAATATGAGTTACAACCAGCTTCATGGTTTCATGCCCTCCAGCGTCTTCAGCAGGCCTTCACTGTATACAATTGATCTAAGTTTCAATAAACTATCGGGTGAAATCCCAATGGATATTTTCAATCATCTCCCTGAATTAAGAGGGATCTATTTCTCCAGGAATCGACTCAGTG GAAGCATTCCAAGAACTATCGGGAACTGTACATTGATTGAGGAGATAAATTTCAGTGAAAACAACTTGACAG GTGTATTACCACCTGAATTGGGTGGCCTTACCAACCTGAAAACATTGAGAATCGACGACAATGCTTTAATTGGCAATGTTCCATCCGCGCTCTTCAATATATCGGCAATTGAAGTTATTGGGATGTATGCAAATTTGCTTTCAGGGAGTCTTCCTCCAACCATGGGCCTTTTCATGCCGAACCTAAGGGAGCTTCGTCTAGGGGGAAATGAACTCGAGGGAACAATTCCTAGCTCTATCTCCAATGCATCTACTCTCGCTGTCGTGGACTTATCCAACAATTCATTTACTGGTCTTATTCCTGGCACACTTGGTAACCTGAGACAACTTCAAGTGCTCAATCTAGCCAACAATCATTTGACGAGCGAGTCTTCTACACCACAGTTAAGTATTCTCTCTGCATTGGAAAATTGCAAGAATCTGAGAAGGATATATTTGTCAGTCAATCCCCTCAATACCACCCTTCCAATTTCCTTTGGAAATCTCTCTTCCTCACTTGAACAGTTTTGGGCAGACGATTGCAACCTTAAGGGGAACATTCCTAATACAATCGGCAATTTAAGCAGCCTGATAGCTTTGAGCTTGGCAAACAACGAACTGGCCAGTGTAGTTCCAACTGCAACTGAAAGATTGACAAATCTCCAACTTTTGGATCTCCAAGGTAATCAACTAGAGGGAAATATCACAGATAACCTTTGCCACTCGGACAGCTTGTTTGACTTATCCTTGGGTGGTAATAAGCTTTCCGGATCTATCCCTGAATGCTTGGGTAATCTGACAACTTTAAGACATCTCAACTTAAGCTCCAATAACTTCACTTCCACAATACCCTTGTCCTTGGGGAACCTTGCAGGTATTTTGGTTCTCAACCTGTCGTCAAACTTTCTCAGTGGGTCTCTCCCGTTAGTATTCAGACAACTGATGGTCGCGGAAGAAATTGATTTGTCAAGGAATCAGTTATCAGGTCAAATTCCAAACAGCACATGGGACCTTAAGAATCTAGCCTATCTCTCCTTGGCTACAAATAGATTGCAAGGTCCTATTCCTGGGTCACTTAGTTTTGCA GGAGAAATTCCTAGTGAGGGACCTTTCAGAAACTTCTCAGCTCAGTCATACATGATGAACAATGGACTTTGCGGTGCACCACGCCTACAAGTTCCACTTTGCAAAACTTATGCTCTCCGAGGATCAACAGTAACCCTCGTGTTCCTTCTGGAATTGATTTTACCATTAATTGCTGCTACAATGGCAGCATTATACATATTCATATGGTTAAGATGCCCAAAAAAGAATGTTCGTCCGAACCTGGTCAATACAAGGTTTACATACCGAGACCTTGAGCAAGCAACAGATGGATTTGGTGAAGGCAATCTCCTTGGGAGGGGGAGTTTTGGTTCAGTATACAAAGGAACACTTAGAGATGGGAAGATTGTCGCAATAAAGGTTTTCGATGCTGAAAATGAAGTTTGTTGTAGGAGTTTTGAAGTTGAGCGTGAAGTGATGTGCAATGCCTGTCATCCGAATATCATCACAATTTTTTGCAGCTCTAATGCTGTTAATTTTAAAGCCTTGGTAATAGAGTACATGGTTAATGGGAGCCTCGACAAGTGGCTTTATACTCACAACTACAGTCTGGATATCCTACAAAGACTCGACATAATGATAAACACTGCATCAGCCTTAGAATACCTTCATTCTAGTTGTTCAAGGATTATTATTCATGGTGATTTAAAGCCCAGCAACATCCTGCTAGATGAAGATATGATTTCACGTTTGAGTGATTTTAGCATTTCCCAGTTCTTAAAACCAGATGGTCAACATAATTCTTCAGGACCAAGCCTCTTTCTTGGCACAATTGGATATGTGGCACCAG AATATGGTATTCATGGAATTGTTTCGACAGAAACAGATGTGTACAGTTTTGGTATTTTGTTGATGGAAACTTTCACAGGGAAGAAGCCGACGGATGAAATGTTTGGAGGAGAAATGAGCTTGAGAAGTTGGATCATGGAGACATTACCCCGTGAAATAGAAAGAGTAGTTGATCCTTGTTTATTACAGAATGAGGAAGAATACTTCCATACTAAAACCACATGTCTATCGGATATTATGAGATTGGCTCTGATGTGCACTTCAGAGTCACCCGTTGAGAGGTTAAATATGAAAGTAGTAGTAGACACACTTGATGAGATCAAACGATTGTTTCTCTGGAATATCTCTGGAGACGACTCTGGTGAGTCCAATTTGGAAGAGTTATATCCGAATCACATtagaaataacatgaaaaagttCGTGAAATGGAGGAGGGAAACCCTGTTGCCTAACCTGGAGTGGCGTTTGCCTGATTACCAATACGAGACTAACAGTTGA
- the LOC133701322 gene encoding probable LRR receptor-like serine/threonine-protein kinase At3g47570, translating into MPSSIFSRSSLYTIDLSFNHLSGEIPTDIFNHLPELRGIYFSRNRLSGSISRTIGNCTLIEEINFSENNLTGVLPPELGGLTNLKTLRMDDNALIGNVPSALFNISAIEVIGMYANLLSGSLPPTMGLFMPNLRELRLGGNELEGTIPSSISNASTLAVVDLSNNSFTGLIPGTIGNLRQLQVLNLANNHLTSESSTPQLSILSALGNCKNLRRIYLSVNPLNTTLPISFGNLSSSLEQFWADDCNLKGNIPNTIGNLSSLIALSLANNELASVVPTTTERLTNLQLLDLQGNQLEGNITDNLCHSDSLFDLSLGGNKLSGSIPECLGNLTTLRHLNLSSNNFTSTIPLSLGNLAGILVLNLSSNFLSGSLPLVFRQLMVAEEIDLSRNQLSGQIPNSTWDLKNLAYLSLATNRLQGPIPGSLSFAVSLEFLDLSHNSLSGLIPKSLETLLHLKYFNVSFNGLEGEIPSEGPFRNFSAQSYMMNNGLCGAPRLQVPPCKIGHRGSAKNLMFFIKLILPITLVVVALYTILFLRCPKRNMPSSTNIITYGRYTCRELRLATDGFDEGNVIGSGNFGTVYKGTLSDGKVVAIKVFDVEDERSSSSFDVEYEVMCNAIHPNLITIFCSLNGINFKALVMEYMVNGSLEKWLHTHNYHLDILQRLDVMIDTAAAIKHLHYDCLRTIIHCDLKPSNILLDEDMIARVSDYSISMILDPDEQGSAKQSKFLCTIGYVAPECGLYGTVSEKSDVYSFGILVMETFTGKKPTDEMFYGEISLKNWVEESLVQNHIARVIDPCLMENEEEYFDAKITCLSLIMRLAQLCCSESPAHRLNMKQVVDMLKDIKQSFVASISGDIHGKFNLEILRTDRIRNNMEKFAKWRRESLLAA; encoded by the exons ATGCCCTCCAGCATCTTCAGCAGATCTTCACTGTATACAATTGATCTAAGTTTCAATCACCTATCGGGTGAAATCCCAACGGATATTTTCAATCATCTCCCCGAATTACGAGGGATCTATTTCTCCAGGAATCGACTCAGTG GAAGCATTTCAAGAACTATCGGTAACTGTACATTGATTGAGGAGATAAATTTCAGTGAAAACAACTTGACAG GTGTATTACCACCTGAATTGGGTGGCCTTACCAACCTGAAAACATTGAGAATGGACGACAATGCTTTAATTGGCAATGTTCCATCCGCGCTCTTCAATATATCGGCAATTGAAGTTATTGGGATGTATGCAAATTTGCTTTCAGGGAGTCTTCCTCCAACCATGGGCCTTTTCATGCCGAACCTAAGGGAGCTTCGTCTAGGGGGAAATGAACTCGAGGGAACAATTCCTAGCTCCATCTCTAATGCATCTACTCTCGCTGTCGTGGACTTATCCAACAATTCATTTACTGGTCTTATTCCTGGGACAATTGGTAACCTGAGACAACTTCAAGTGCTCAATCTAGCCAACAATCATTTGACGAGCGAGTCTTCTACACCACAGTTAAGTATTCTCTCTGCATTGGGAAATTGCAAGAATCTGAGAAGGATATATTTGTCAGTTAATCCCCTCAATACCACCCTTCCAATTTCCTTTGGAAATCTCTCTTCCTCACTTGAACAGTTTTGGGCAGACGATTGCAACCTTAAGGGGAACATTCCTAATACAATCGGCAATTTAAGCAGCCTGATAGCTTTGAGCTTGGCAAACAACGAACTGGCCAGTGTAGTTCCAACTACAACTGAAAGATTGACAAATCTCCAACTTTTGGATCTCCAAGGTAATCAACTAGAGGGAAATATCACAGATAACCTTTGCCACTCGGACAGCTTGTTTGACTTATCCTTGGGTGGTAATAAGCTTTCCGGATCTATCCCTGAATGCTTGGGTAATCTGACAACTTTAAGACATCTCAACTTAAGCTCCAATAACTTCACTTCCACAATACCCTTGTCCTTGGGGAACCTTGCAGGTATTTTGGTTCTCAACCTGTCGTCAAACTTTCTCAGTGGGTCTCTCCCGTTAGTATTCAGACAACTGATGGTCGCGGAAGAAATTGATTTGTCAAGGAATCAGTTATCAGGTCAAATTCCAAACAGCACATGGGACCTTAAGAATCTAGCTTATCTCTCCTTGGCTACAAATAGATTGCAAGGTCCTATTCCTGGGTCACTTAGTTTTGCAGTAAGCTTGGAGTTCTTGGATCTCTCTCATAACAGTCTTTCTGGACTTATTCCCAAGTCCTTAGAGACACTCTTGcatctcaaatattttaatgtgtcTTTCAATGGACTAGAGGGAGAAATTCCTAGTGAGGGACCTTTCAGAAACTTCTCAGCTCAGTCATACATGATGAACAATGGACTTTGCGGCGCACCACGCCTACAAGTTCCACCTTGCAAAATTGGTCACAGGGGATCAGCCAAAAACCTCATGttctttataaaattgattttgccAATAACACTAGTTGTGGTGGCATTATACACAATCCTATTCTTAAGATGTCCGAAAAGGAACATGCCCTCAAGCACAAACATAATTACTTATGGAAGATATACATGCCGAGAACTTCGGCTTGCAACAGATGGGTTTGATGAAGGCAACGTAATTGGCTCTGGGAACTTCGGTACAGTATACAAAGGGACGCTAAGTGATGGAAAGGTAGTTGCCATAAAGGTTTTCGATGTGGAAGATGAAAGAAGTTCGAGCAGTTTCGATGTCGAGTATGAAGTAATGTGTAATGCCATTCATCCGAATCTTATCACCATTTTCTGCAGCTTGAATGGTATTAATTTTAAAGCCTTGGTGATGGAGTACATGGTTAATGGCAGCCTTGAAAAGTGGCTTCATACTCACAATTACCACTTGGATATCCTACAAAGACTAGACGTGATGATCGACACTGCAGCAGCAATCAAACACCTCCATTACGATTGTTTGAGGACTATTATTCACTGTGATTTAAAGCCAAGCAACATCCTACTAGACGAAGATATGATCGCACGCGTTAGTGATTATAGCATTTCCATGATTCTAGATCCAGATGAACAGGGTTCTGCTAAACAAAGCAAGTTTTTGTGCACAATTGGTTATGTGGCACCAG AATGTGGACTGTATGGAACTGTTTCTGAAAAATCTGATGTCTATAGTTTTGGCATCTTGGTTATGGAAACTTTCACGGGAAAGAAGCCGACGGATGAAATGTTTTATGGAGAAATAAGCTTGAAGAATTGGGTGGAGGAGTCATTGGTACAAAATCACATAGCCAGAGTAATCGATCCATGTTTGATGGAGAATGAGGAAGAATATTTTGATGCAAAAATTACATGTTTGTCGCTCATTATGAGATTGGCTCAATTGTGCTGTTCAGAGTCACCTGCTCACAGGTTAAATATGAAACAAGTTGTCGACATGCTCAAAGACATCAAACAATCCTTCGTTGCGAGCATTTCCGGAGATATTCATGGGAAATTCAACTTGGAGATCCTGAGAACAGATCGCATCAGAAATAACATGGAGAAGTTTGCTAAATGGAGGAGGGAAAGCCTGTTGGCCGCGTAA
- the LOC133701087 gene encoding LRR receptor-like serine/threonine-protein kinase FLS2 isoform X1, with product MKGTCFLNFIPTFLLLVSMAYSAMEVTNITADQTALLALKAHLTDPHNILPNNWSTTASVCSWIGVTCGAQRDRVSGLNLSHMSLSGYVPSEIGNLSSLVFLSIRNNNFQGSLPNELAHLLHLEFLDLGFNSFTGDIPPSLGSLPKLKSLLLEANFFLGNLPLSLWNISSLQTINMSYNQLHGFMPSSVFSRPSLYTIDLSFNKLSGEIPMDIFNHLPELRGIYFSRNRLSGSIPRTIGNCTLIEEINFSENNLTGVLPPELGGLTNLKTLRIDDNALIGNVPSALFNISAIEVIGMYANLLSGSLPPTMGLFMPNLRELRLGGNELEGTIPSSISNASTLAVVDLSNNSFTGLIPGTLGNLRQLQVLNLANNHLTSESSTPQLSILSALENCKNLRRIYLSVNPLNTTLPISFGNLSSSLEQFWADDCNLKGNIPNTIGNLSSLIALSLANNELASVVPTATERLTNLQLLDLQGNQLEGNITDNLCHSDSLFDLSLGGNKLSGSIPECLGNLTTLRHLNLSSNNFTSTIPLSLGNLAGILVLNLSSNFLSGSLPLVFRQLMVAEEIDLSRNQLSGQIPNSTWDLKNLAYLSLATNRLQGPIPGSLSFAVSLEFLDLSHNSLSGLIPKSLETLFHLKYFNVSFNVLQGEIPSEGPFRNFSAQSYMMNNGLCGAPRLQVPLCKTYALRGSTVTLVFLLELILPLIAATMAALYIFIWLRCPKKNVRPNLVNTRFTYRDLEQATDGFGEGNLLGRGSFGSVYKGTLRDGKIVAIKVFDAENEVCCRSFEVEREVMCNACHPNIITIFCSSNAVNFKALVIEYMVNGSLDKWLYTHNYSLDILQRLDIMINTASALEYLHSSCSRIIIHGDLKPSNILLDEDMISRLSDFSISQFLKPDGQHNSSGPSLFLGTIGYVAPEYGIHGIVSTETDVYSFGILLMETFTGKKPTDEMFGGEMSLRSWIMETLPREIERVVDPCLLQNEEEYFHTKTTCLSDIMRLALMCTSESPVERLNMKVVVDTLDEIKRLFLWNISGDDSGESNLEELYPNHIRNNMKKFVKWRRETLLPNLEWRLPDYQYETNS from the exons ATGAAGGGAACTTGCTTTCTTAATTTCATTCCAACTTTTTTGTTGCTAGTTTCCATGGCTTACAGTGCAATGGAAGTAACTAATATTACAGCCGATCAAACTGCTCTTCTAGCTCTTAAAGCCCATCTTACTGACCCTCATAACATCTTGCCAAACAACTGGTCCACCACTGCCTCTGTATGCAGCTGGATTGGTGTCACTTGTGGTGCTCAGCGCGACCGAGTGAGCGGCTTGAATCTTTCTCACATGAGTCTTTCTGGCTACGTCCCTTCAGAGATTGGAAACCTGTCATCCCTCGTTTTCCTATCCATTAGAAACAACAATTTCCAAGGGTCCCTGCCTAATGAGTTAGCTCACTTGCTTCACCTGGAGTTTCTTGACCTTGGATTCAATTCATTCACCGGAGACATTCCTCCAAGCTTAGGTTCCTTGCCTAAACTCAAAAGCTTGTTGCTAGAAGCTAACTTTTTCTTAGGCAATTTACCATTATCACTATGGAATATATCCTCATTGCAAACAATCAATATGAGTTACAACCAGCTTCATGGTTTCATGCCCTCCAGCGTCTTCAGCAGGCCTTCACTGTATACAATTGATCTAAGTTTCAATAAACTATCGGGTGAAATCCCAATGGATATTTTCAATCATCTCCCTGAATTAAGAGGGATCTATTTCTCCAGGAATCGACTCAGTG GAAGCATTCCAAGAACTATCGGGAACTGTACATTGATTGAGGAGATAAATTTCAGTGAAAACAACTTGACAG GTGTATTACCACCTGAATTGGGTGGCCTTACCAACCTGAAAACATTGAGAATCGACGACAATGCTTTAATTGGCAATGTTCCATCCGCGCTCTTCAATATATCGGCAATTGAAGTTATTGGGATGTATGCAAATTTGCTTTCAGGGAGTCTTCCTCCAACCATGGGCCTTTTCATGCCGAACCTAAGGGAGCTTCGTCTAGGGGGAAATGAACTCGAGGGAACAATTCCTAGCTCTATCTCCAATGCATCTACTCTCGCTGTCGTGGACTTATCCAACAATTCATTTACTGGTCTTATTCCTGGCACACTTGGTAACCTGAGACAACTTCAAGTGCTCAATCTAGCCAACAATCATTTGACGAGCGAGTCTTCTACACCACAGTTAAGTATTCTCTCTGCATTGGAAAATTGCAAGAATCTGAGAAGGATATATTTGTCAGTCAATCCCCTCAATACCACCCTTCCAATTTCCTTTGGAAATCTCTCTTCCTCACTTGAACAGTTTTGGGCAGACGATTGCAACCTTAAGGGGAACATTCCTAATACAATCGGCAATTTAAGCAGCCTGATAGCTTTGAGCTTGGCAAACAACGAACTGGCCAGTGTAGTTCCAACTGCAACTGAAAGATTGACAAATCTCCAACTTTTGGATCTCCAAGGTAATCAACTAGAGGGAAATATCACAGATAACCTTTGCCACTCGGACAGCTTGTTTGACTTATCCTTGGGTGGTAATAAGCTTTCCGGATCTATCCCTGAATGCTTGGGTAATCTGACAACTTTAAGACATCTCAACTTAAGCTCCAATAACTTCACTTCCACAATACCCTTGTCCTTGGGGAACCTTGCAGGTATTTTGGTTCTCAACCTGTCGTCAAACTTTCTCAGTGGGTCTCTCCCGTTAGTATTCAGACAACTGATGGTCGCGGAAGAAATTGATTTGTCAAGGAATCAGTTATCAGGTCAAATTCCAAACAGCACATGGGACCTTAAGAATCTAGCCTATCTCTCCTTGGCTACAAATAGATTGCAAGGTCCTATTCCTGGGTCACTTAGTTTTGCAGTAAGCTTGGAGTTCTTGGATCTCTCTCATAACAGTCTTTCTGGACTTATTCCCAAGTCCTTAGAGACACTCTTTcatctcaaatattttaatgtgtcTTTCAATGTACTACAGGGAGAAATTCCTAGTGAGGGACCTTTCAGAAACTTCTCAGCTCAGTCATACATGATGAACAATGGACTTTGCGGTGCACCACGCCTACAAGTTCCACTTTGCAAAACTTATGCTCTCCGAGGATCAACAGTAACCCTCGTGTTCCTTCTGGAATTGATTTTACCATTAATTGCTGCTACAATGGCAGCATTATACATATTCATATGGTTAAGATGCCCAAAAAAGAATGTTCGTCCGAACCTGGTCAATACAAGGTTTACATACCGAGACCTTGAGCAAGCAACAGATGGATTTGGTGAAGGCAATCTCCTTGGGAGGGGGAGTTTTGGTTCAGTATACAAAGGAACACTTAGAGATGGGAAGATTGTCGCAATAAAGGTTTTCGATGCTGAAAATGAAGTTTGTTGTAGGAGTTTTGAAGTTGAGCGTGAAGTGATGTGCAATGCCTGTCATCCGAATATCATCACAATTTTTTGCAGCTCTAATGCTGTTAATTTTAAAGCCTTGGTAATAGAGTACATGGTTAATGGGAGCCTCGACAAGTGGCTTTATACTCACAACTACAGTCTGGATATCCTACAAAGACTCGACATAATGATAAACACTGCATCAGCCTTAGAATACCTTCATTCTAGTTGTTCAAGGATTATTATTCATGGTGATTTAAAGCCCAGCAACATCCTGCTAGATGAAGATATGATTTCACGTTTGAGTGATTTTAGCATTTCCCAGTTCTTAAAACCAGATGGTCAACATAATTCTTCAGGACCAAGCCTCTTTCTTGGCACAATTGGATATGTGGCACCAG AATATGGTATTCATGGAATTGTTTCGACAGAAACAGATGTGTACAGTTTTGGTATTTTGTTGATGGAAACTTTCACAGGGAAGAAGCCGACGGATGAAATGTTTGGAGGAGAAATGAGCTTGAGAAGTTGGATCATGGAGACATTACCCCGTGAAATAGAAAGAGTAGTTGATCCTTGTTTATTACAGAATGAGGAAGAATACTTCCATACTAAAACCACATGTCTATCGGATATTATGAGATTGGCTCTGATGTGCACTTCAGAGTCACCCGTTGAGAGGTTAAATATGAAAGTAGTAGTAGACACACTTGATGAGATCAAACGATTGTTTCTCTGGAATATCTCTGGAGACGACTCTGGTGAGTCCAATTTGGAAGAGTTATATCCGAATCACATtagaaataacatgaaaaagttCGTGAAATGGAGGAGGGAAACCCTGTTGCCTAACCTGGAGTGGCGTTTGCCTGATTACCAATACGAGACTAACAGTTGA